From the genome of Fundulus heteroclitus isolate FHET01 chromosome 9, MU-UCD_Fhet_4.1, whole genome shotgun sequence, one region includes:
- the LOC118564071 gene encoding chemokine XC receptor 1-like, translating to MDYTFNFTEDDYSTDYDDEVCEKAEVVKFGSIIVPVFFTIVITLSLTGNILVLVILALYENLKSLTNIFIVNLAISDLVFTAGLPFWAIYHVWGWVFSELVCKIVTFIFFTGFYSSVLFLTIMTIYRYLVVVHPLSYMSSLKPWTGFFLSVVTWIISIGAAMPSLLQTSLVSVHHKDTHSLGCELNMPGQVIGIYQQNVFFLIAFSIMAFCYIQILRRIIRTRSRTKNKAVKLVFCIVAVFFVGWVPYNVVIFLKFLVLKVQTFDGCAASIRLDYAFFVCRIIAFSHCCLNPVFYAFVGVKFRNHLKSLLHRMFRHPIPVDTEVVRMQNLMSRGSLY from the coding sequence ATGGATTATACTTTCAACTTCACCGAAGACGATTACTCAACCGACTATGATGATGAAGTCTGTGAAAAAGCTGAAGTGGTCAAATTTGGATCCATCATCGTTCCAGTTTTCTTCACTATTGTCATCACTCTGAGTCTGACAGGAAACATCCTCGTCCTTGTGATCCTGGCTTTGTATGAAAACCTTAAATCTCTGACCAACATCTTCATTGTCAACCTGGCAATCTCTGACCTTGTCTTCACTGCTGGTCTCCCCTTCTGGGCCATCTACCATGTTTGGGGTTGGGTGTTTTCAGAGTTGGTCTGCAAGATTGtgacttttatcttttttacgGGGTTCTACAGCAGTGTCCTCTTCCTGACAATCATGACCATCTACAGGTATTTGGTTGTGGTCCACCCTCTCTCTTACATGAGTTCTCTGAAACCGTGGACAggattttttctttctgttgtcaCGTGGATAATCAGTATTGGAGCAGCCATGCCATCCTTGCTACAAACCTCCCTTGTCTCAGTCCACCACAAGGATACACACTCCTTGGGATGTGAACTCAACATGCCCGGGCAAGTCATTGGTATTTACCAGCAGAATGTTTTCTTCTTGATTGCGTTTAGCATTATGGCTTTCTGCTACATTCAGATCTTAAGAAGGATCATTAGAACAAGGTCCCGCACAAAGAACAAAGCAGTGAAGTTAGTTTTCTGCATTGTGGCCGTCTTTTTTGTAGGCTGGGTGCCCTACAACGTTGTAATCTTTTTGAAATTTTTAGTTCTTAAAGTTCAAACCTTTGATGGCTGTGCAGCGAGCATCAGGCTTGACTATGCCTTTTTTGTGTGTCGGATCATTGCTTTCTCTCACTGCTGCTTGAACCCTGTCTTCTATGCATTTGTTGGAGTGAAGTTCAGGAACCATTTGAAGTCACTGTTGCATCGAATGTTCAGGCATCCAATTCCAGTGGACACTGAAGTAGTCAGAATGCAGAATCTCATGTCACGTGGATCATTGTACTAG